In the genome of Limnobaculum zhutongyuii, one region contains:
- the rpoC gene encoding DNA-directed RNA polymerase subunit beta', producing MKDLLKFLKAQTKTEEFDAIKIALASPDMIRSWSFGEVKKPETINYRTFKPERDGLFCARIFGPVKDYECLCGKYKRLKHRGVICEKCGVEVTQTKVRRERMGHIELASPTAHIWFLKSLPSRIGLLLDMPLRDIERVLYFESYVVVEGGMTNLERRQILTEEQYLDALEEFGDEFDAKMGAEAIQSLLKGMDLEAECEQLREELNETNSETKRKKLTKRVKLLEAFIQSGNKPEWMILTVLPVLPPDLRPLVPLDGGRFATSDLNDLYRRVINRNNRLKRLLDLAAPDIIVRNEKRMLQEAVDALLDNGRRGRAITGSNKRPLKSLADMIKGKQGRFRQNLLGKRVDYSGRSVITVGPYLRLHQCGLPKKMALELFKPFIYGKLELRGLATTIKAAKKMVEREEAVVWDILDEVIREHPVLLNRAPTLHRLGIQAFEPVLIEGKAIQLHPLVCAAYNADFDGDQMAVHVPLTLEAQLEARALMMSTNNILSPANGEPIIVPSQDVVLGLYYMTRDKVNAKGEGMVLSGPKEAERVYRAGHAELHARVKVRITEYEKNAEGELVAKTGLVDTTVGRAILWMIVPKGLPYSIINQALGKKAISKMINTCYRILGLKPTVIFADQTMYTGFAYAARSGASVGIDDMVIPAKKAEIITEAETEVAEIQEQFQSGLVTAGERYNKVIDIWAAANERVAKAMMENLSSETVINRDGVEEKQVSFNSIFMMADSGARGSAAQIRQLAGMRGLMAKPDGSIIETPITANFREGLNVLQYFISTHGARKGLADTALKTANSGYLTRRLVDVAQDLVVIEDDCGTHDGIVMTPVIEGGDVKEPLRERVLGRVTAEDVLKPGTADILVPRNTLLNEKWCDLLEEHSVDIIKVRSVVSCDTDFGVCANCYGRDLARGHIINKGEAIGVIAAQSIGEPGTQLTMRTFHIGGAASRAAAESSIQVKNTGNLKLKNAKFVINAANKLVITSRNTELTLIDEFGRTKESYKVPYGAVMAKGDGVGVTGGETVANWDPHTMPVISEVGGFIRFTDMVDGQTITRQTDELTGLSSIVVLEGAERTGSTKDLRPALKIVDAKGNDVLIPGTDMPAQYFLPGKAIIQLEDGVEINPGDTLARIPQESGGTRDITGGLPRVADLFEARRPKEPAILAEISGVISFGKETKGKRRLVITPMDGSEPYEEMIPKWRQLNVFEGELVERGDVVSDGPESPHDILRLRGVHEVTRYIVNEVQEVYRLQGVKINDKHIEVIVRQMLRKGTIVHPGNTEFLEGEQAEYSRIKIANRTLEADGKLAATFARDLLGITKASLATESFISAASFQETTRVLTEAAVAGKRDELRGLKENVIVGRLIPAGTGYAYHQDRARRRHVEDVATPQVSAEEATANLAELLNAGLGSDDE from the coding sequence GTGAAAGACTTACTGAAGTTTCTGAAAGCACAAACTAAGACCGAAGAGTTTGATGCAATCAAAATAGCGCTGGCCTCGCCAGACATGATCCGTTCTTGGTCTTTCGGCGAAGTTAAAAAGCCGGAAACCATTAACTACCGTACGTTCAAACCAGAACGTGACGGCCTTTTCTGTGCCCGTATTTTCGGACCAGTAAAAGATTACGAATGCTTGTGCGGTAAGTACAAGCGTCTGAAACATCGCGGTGTCATTTGTGAAAAATGTGGCGTTGAAGTGACTCAGACTAAAGTGCGTCGTGAACGTATGGGCCATATTGAACTGGCTTCTCCTACTGCGCATATTTGGTTCCTGAAATCACTGCCATCTCGTATCGGCTTATTGTTAGATATGCCATTACGTGACATCGAGCGCGTACTGTACTTCGAATCTTATGTGGTTGTTGAAGGCGGTATGACTAACCTGGAGCGTCGTCAGATCCTGACTGAAGAGCAGTATCTGGACGCGCTGGAAGAGTTCGGTGATGAATTCGACGCCAAGATGGGCGCTGAAGCTATCCAGTCTCTGCTGAAAGGCATGGATCTGGAAGCTGAGTGTGAACAACTGCGCGAAGAGTTAAATGAAACCAACTCTGAAACCAAACGTAAAAAGCTGACCAAGCGCGTTAAGCTGCTGGAAGCGTTCATTCAGTCTGGCAACAAACCAGAGTGGATGATCCTGACCGTATTACCGGTTCTTCCACCAGATTTACGTCCGCTGGTTCCGCTGGACGGTGGTCGTTTTGCGACCTCTGATCTGAACGATTTATATCGTCGCGTGATTAACCGTAACAACCGTCTGAAGCGCCTGCTGGATCTGGCTGCGCCAGATATCATCGTACGTAACGAAAAACGTATGCTGCAGGAAGCGGTTGATGCGCTGTTAGATAACGGTCGTCGTGGTCGTGCTATCACCGGTTCTAACAAACGTCCTCTGAAATCTTTGGCCGATATGATCAAAGGTAAACAGGGTCGTTTCCGTCAGAACCTGTTAGGTAAGCGTGTTGACTACTCCGGTCGTTCTGTAATCACCGTAGGTCCATACCTGCGTCTGCATCAGTGCGGTCTGCCTAAGAAGATGGCATTAGAGCTGTTCAAACCGTTCATTTACGGCAAGCTGGAACTGCGTGGTTTAGCCACCACCATTAAAGCTGCCAAGAAGATGGTTGAGCGCGAAGAAGCCGTAGTATGGGATATCCTGGACGAAGTTATCCGCGAACACCCGGTACTGTTAAACCGTGCACCAACCCTGCACCGTTTAGGTATTCAGGCGTTTGAACCGGTTCTGATCGAAGGTAAAGCGATTCAGTTGCACCCATTAGTGTGTGCGGCTTATAACGCCGACTTCGATGGTGACCAAATGGCGGTTCACGTACCGTTGACGCTGGAAGCCCAGCTGGAAGCGCGTGCGTTAATGATGTCTACCAACAACATCCTGTCTCCTGCGAACGGTGAGCCAATCATCGTACCATCTCAGGACGTTGTTTTGGGTCTGTACTACATGACCCGTGACAAAGTGAATGCGAAAGGCGAAGGCATGGTCCTGAGCGGACCTAAAGAAGCCGAGCGCGTATATCGTGCTGGTCACGCAGAGCTGCATGCTCGCGTTAAAGTTCGTATCACTGAGTATGAAAAAAATGCTGAAGGCGAACTGGTTGCTAAAACGGGTCTGGTAGATACTACCGTTGGCCGCGCCATCCTGTGGATGATCGTGCCAAAAGGTCTGCCTTACTCAATTATCAACCAGGCGTTAGGTAAGAAAGCCATTTCCAAGATGATTAACACCTGTTATCGCATCTTGGGCCTGAAACCTACCGTTATTTTTGCTGACCAGACTATGTACACCGGCTTTGCTTATGCAGCACGCTCCGGTGCGTCTGTCGGTATCGATGACATGGTGATCCCTGCTAAGAAAGCAGAAATCATCACTGAAGCCGAAACCGAAGTGGCAGAAATTCAGGAACAGTTCCAGTCTGGTCTGGTTACCGCCGGCGAACGTTATAACAAAGTTATCGATATCTGGGCTGCCGCTAACGAACGCGTAGCGAAAGCGATGATGGAGAACTTGTCTTCTGAAACCGTGATTAACCGTGACGGTGTGGAAGAGAAACAAGTTTCCTTCAACAGCATCTTTATGATGGCTGACTCCGGTGCGCGGGGCTCGGCAGCACAGATTCGTCAGTTAGCAGGTATGCGTGGTCTGATGGCTAAGCCAGATGGCTCAATCATCGAAACCCCGATCACTGCGAACTTCCGTGAAGGTCTGAACGTACTCCAGTACTTCATCTCTACTCACGGTGCTCGTAAAGGTCTGGCGGATACCGCACTGAAAACTGCAAACTCCGGTTATCTGACTCGTCGTTTAGTTGACGTGGCGCAGGACTTAGTAGTTATCGAAGACGACTGTGGAACTCACGATGGTATCGTGATGACGCCAGTTATCGAAGGTGGCGACGTTAAAGAACCTCTGCGTGAGCGCGTATTAGGTCGTGTAACGGCTGAAGACGTTCTGAAGCCAGGTACTGCTGACATTCTGGTGCCGCGTAACACGCTGCTGAATGAAAAATGGTGTGACCTGTTAGAAGAGCACTCTGTTGATATTATCAAGGTACGTTCTGTTGTTAGCTGTGATACCGACTTCGGTGTTTGTGCTAACTGTTACGGACGCGATCTGGCCCGTGGCCATATCATCAACAAAGGTGAAGCTATCGGTGTTATCGCCGCTCAGTCAATCGGTGAGCCTGGTACACAGTTAACCATGCGTACGTTCCACATTGGTGGTGCGGCATCGCGTGCGGCTGCTGAATCCAGTATCCAGGTGAAAAACACCGGTAACCTGAAGCTGAAGAACGCTAAGTTTGTTATCAACGCTGCTAACAAGCTGGTTATCACTTCACGTAATACTGAACTGACTTTAATCGATGAATTTGGTCGTACTAAAGAGAGCTATAAAGTGCCTTATGGTGCCGTTATGGCGAAAGGTGATGGCGTTGGCGTTACCGGTGGCGAAACTGTCGCTAACTGGGATCCACATACCATGCCAGTTATCTCTGAAGTAGGCGGTTTCATTCGCTTTACCGACATGGTTGATGGCCAGACGATTACTCGTCAAACCGACGAATTAACCGGTCTGTCTTCAATCGTTGTGCTGGAAGGTGCTGAACGTACTGGTAGTACTAAAGACCTGCGTCCTGCGCTGAAAATTGTTGATGCTAAAGGCAATGATGTCCTGATCCCAGGTACTGATATGCCGGCTCAATACTTCCTGCCGGGTAAAGCAATTATCCAGTTAGAAGACGGTGTAGAGATTAACCCAGGTGACACACTGGCGCGTATTCCTCAGGAATCTGGCGGTACTCGCGATATTACCGGTGGTCTGCCACGCGTTGCTGACCTGTTTGAAGCTCGTCGTCCGAAAGAGCCTGCGATTCTGGCTGAAATCAGCGGCGTGATCTCCTTCGGTAAAGAGACTAAAGGCAAACGTCGTCTGGTAATCACTCCGATGGATGGCAGCGAGCCATACGAAGAGATGATTCCTAAGTGGCGTCAGCTGAACGTGTTTGAAGGCGAACTGGTAGAGCGCGGTGACGTTGTTTCCGATGGTCCTGAGTCTCCACATGACATCCTGCGTCTGCGTGGTGTGCATGAAGTGACTCGTTACATCGTTAACGAAGTGCAGGAAGTTTACCGCTTACAGGGCGTTAAGATTAACGATAAACACATTGAAGTTATCGTTCGTCAAATGCTGCGTAAAGGTACTATCGTTCATCCGGGTAACACTGAGTTCCTGGAAGGCGAGCAAGCCGAATACTCTCGCATCAAGATTGCTAACCGCACCCTTGAAGCAGACGGTAAACTGGCTGCAACCTTTGCCCGTGACCTGTTAGGTATCACCAAAGCATCGTTGGCAACAGAGTCCTTCATCTCTGCGGCATCGTTCCAGGAAACAACGCGCGTGCTGACCGAAGCTGCCGTTGCTGGTAAACGTGATGAGTTACGTGGTCTGAAAGAGAACGTTATCGTTGGTCGCCTGATCCCGGCGGGTACCGGTTACGCTTATCATCAGGATCGTGCACGTCGCCGTCATGTTGAAGACGTTGCAACACCTCAGGTTAGTGCCGAAGAAGCAACAGCCAACCTGGCTGAGCTACTGAACGCTGGTCTGGGTAGTGATGACGAATAA
- a CDS encoding HesA/MoeB/ThiF family protein — translation MLNDSEFLRYSRQLLLEDIGPEGQIKLRQSTVLIVGLGGLGSPVSLYLAAAGVGNLLLADDDSVHLTNLQRQILFRTQDIERSKAKQAKEQLQALNPQISYQVLAQRLTDENLNKILPQVDLVLDCCDNMATRHAVNAGCIQHRIPLVSGSAVSFSGQLMVLKPPFNHGCYACLYPDQQEPERNCRTAGVLGPMVGTIGSLQALEAIKLLTGGNSALEGKLQLFDGKQHQWTTLRLQRDPNCQVCGGQYAN, via the coding sequence ATGCTAAACGACAGCGAGTTTTTGCGCTATAGCCGCCAATTACTGCTGGAAGATATCGGACCGGAAGGACAAATCAAACTCAGACAATCTACGGTGTTAATTGTAGGTCTGGGTGGGCTTGGCTCACCGGTATCGCTCTATCTGGCAGCGGCAGGTGTAGGCAACCTATTACTGGCAGATGACGACAGTGTTCATCTGACTAATTTACAGCGTCAAATACTGTTTCGTACTCAGGATATTGAACGTTCTAAAGCCAAACAGGCAAAAGAGCAGTTACAGGCGCTGAATCCACAAATCAGTTATCAAGTCCTGGCCCAGCGGCTCACTGATGAGAACCTGAATAAGATTTTACCTCAGGTCGATCTGGTGCTGGATTGCTGCGATAACATGGCAACCCGGCATGCTGTTAATGCTGGCTGTATCCAACATCGGATCCCACTGGTCAGCGGCAGTGCAGTCAGCTTTAGCGGACAGTTAATGGTGCTGAAGCCACCGTTCAATCATGGCTGCTATGCCTGTCTCTATCCTGACCAACAGGAGCCGGAACGTAACTGTCGTACTGCCGGAGTACTTGGGCCAATGGTGGGTACTATCGGCTCACTACAAGCACTGGAGGCAATAAAACTGCTTACAGGAGGAAACTCAGCCCTGGAAGGCAAACTACAGCTATTTGATGGTAAACAACATCAGTGGACCACTTTACGACTGCAACGCGATCCAAATTGTCAGGTATGCGGAGGTCAGTATGCAAATTAG
- the thiS gene encoding sulfur carrier protein ThiS, with amino-acid sequence MQIRVNESPINVEPPMTLSALLLQLNKSAVGMAVAVNQQICPRTQWDSHLLQDGDDILLFQAIAGG; translated from the coding sequence ATGCAAATTAGGGTGAATGAATCACCGATTAACGTAGAGCCTCCCATGACTCTATCTGCTCTACTCCTGCAGTTAAATAAATCTGCAGTGGGTATGGCGGTGGCAGTTAATCAGCAAATATGTCCACGCACCCAATGGGACAGCCATCTGCTTCAGGATGGTGATGACATTTTACTTTTTCAAGCCATTGCAGGGGGATGA
- a CDS encoding thiazole synthase — protein sequence MLTIAETTFTSHLFVGTGKFSSSTMMMQAIAASGSELATMAMKRVDVHSSSDAILTPLQQHGIKLLPNTSGAKTAAEAIFAAQLAREALETNWLKLEIHPDARYLLPDPIETLKAAEELVKQGFIVLPYCGADPVLCKRLEEVGCAAVMPLGAPIGSNLGLVTKEFLNIIIEQSTVPVVVDAGIGSPSHAAQAMEMGADAVLVNTAIAVARDPINMAQAFKLAVEAGRLARQSGLGAIRHNGHASASSPLTDFLKSKAVEVK from the coding sequence ATGTTAACTATCGCAGAGACTACATTTACCTCACATCTGTTTGTTGGTACCGGAAAGTTTTCATCTTCAACGATGATGATGCAGGCCATAGCTGCTTCTGGTTCAGAACTGGCAACCATGGCGATGAAACGGGTTGATGTTCATAGTAGTAGTGATGCTATTTTGACACCGCTACAGCAACATGGCATCAAACTACTGCCTAATACCTCGGGAGCAAAAACCGCCGCAGAAGCTATTTTTGCGGCTCAATTAGCAAGAGAAGCACTGGAAACCAATTGGCTCAAGCTGGAAATTCATCCTGATGCCCGTTATCTGCTACCAGATCCGATTGAAACCTTAAAAGCGGCAGAGGAGCTGGTTAAACAAGGTTTTATTGTGCTGCCTTATTGTGGTGCCGACCCGGTGTTGTGTAAACGTCTGGAGGAAGTTGGTTGTGCTGCAGTGATGCCATTAGGTGCACCTATTGGTTCCAATTTAGGTTTAGTCACCAAAGAGTTTTTAAACATCATTATTGAACAGTCCACTGTTCCGGTAGTAGTGGATGCAGGAATCGGCAGCCCAAGCCATGCCGCTCAGGCGATGGAAATGGGAGCCGATGCCGTGCTGGTGAATACCGCCATTGCCGTAGCCAGAGACCCAATAAACATGGCGCAGGCTTTTAAACTGGCCGTTGAAGCTGGTCGCTTAGCCAGACAGTCCGGATTAGGTGCAATACGCCACAATGGCCACGCATCCGCTTCCAGCCCGTTAACTGACTTTCTCAAGTCCAAAGCGGTGGAGGTGAAATGA
- the rsd gene encoding sigma D regulator: MLNQLESLAERVGGKIKLIDQWLESRKNLLVTYYRLVGIKPNKEKNIPLDEKALIDFGHHLVDYPSSCHFHIYDKVITQEEGASSPNLLIGQKAYPRLEENTQKIMAFYDNYVEKGINEDTILQLHEDLSTVGELLERRFSLEDKLIQEATNSWLSHHSSAASK; this comes from the coding sequence ATGCTAAACCAACTTGAAAGCTTAGCCGAGCGCGTGGGCGGCAAAATTAAACTGATTGATCAGTGGTTAGAATCTCGTAAAAACCTACTGGTTACTTATTACCGTCTTGTTGGTATTAAGCCAAACAAAGAAAAAAATATTCCTCTCGATGAAAAAGCCCTAATCGATTTTGGACACCATTTGGTGGACTACCCCTCTTCTTGCCATTTTCATATTTATGACAAAGTCATTACCCAGGAAGAAGGGGCCAGCAGCCCAAATCTGCTTATTGGCCAAAAAGCCTACCCGAGATTAGAAGAGAACACTCAAAAAATTATGGCGTTCTACGATAATTATGTCGAAAAGGGCATCAACGAAGACACCATATTACAACTGCATGAAGATCTTTCAACCGTTGGTGAACTACTGGAAAGACGCTTCTCTCTGGAAGATAAACTGATTCAGGAAGCGACCAACAGCTGGCTGAGTCATCACTCTTCTGCTGCTTCAAAATAA
- the thiC gene encoding phosphomethylpyrimidine synthase ThiC: protein MSNRRTQRAQAQQFIDQLQGSAFPDSKRIYLQGSQADLRVPMREIQLSPTLIGGSKEEPEYQDNEPVPVYDTSGPYGDPQATLDVRQGLPALRKNWIEQRGDSEPLPQVSSHFIQKRLADEGLDHLRYTHLPAPRKAKPGKRVTQLHYARAGIVTPEMEFIAIRENMGRERIRTDVLKQQHPGQNFGAVLPDNITPEFVRDEVAAGRAIIPLNINHPESEPMIIGRNFLVKVNANIGNSALTSSIEEEVEKLVWSTRWGADTVMDLSTGRYIHETREWIIRNSPVPIGTVPIYQALEKVNGIAENLNWEVFKDTLIEQAEQGVDYFTIHAGVLLRYVPMTANRLTGIVSRGGSIMAKWCLSHHQENFLYLHFREICELCSQYDVALSLGDGLRPGSIQDANDEAQFAELKTLGELTKIAWEYDVQVMIEGPGHIPMHMIRQNMTLELEHCHEAPFYTLGPLTTDIAPGYDHFTSGIGAALIGWFGCAMLCYVTPKEHLGLPNKDDVKQGLITYKIAAHAADLAKGHPGAQIRDNAMSKARFEFRWEDQFNLALDPETARAYHDETLPQASGKVAHFCSMCGPKFCSMKISQEVRDFAKDQAQQNLLSVQASGMNEMSENFRAQGSELYHPAASDTAITEKNAHG from the coding sequence ATGTCTAACCGAAGAACCCAACGCGCTCAGGCGCAGCAATTTATTGACCAGCTACAGGGAAGCGCCTTTCCCGATTCTAAACGTATCTATCTACAAGGTTCACAAGCGGATTTGCGCGTGCCTATGCGTGAAATTCAGCTATCACCCACGCTGATTGGCGGTAGCAAAGAGGAGCCTGAATATCAGGATAATGAACCGGTACCGGTTTATGATACTTCCGGCCCTTATGGCGACCCTCAAGCAACGCTGGATGTTCGACAAGGGTTACCTGCTTTGCGAAAAAATTGGATCGAACAACGTGGTGATTCTGAGCCTTTGCCCCAGGTCAGTTCACACTTTATCCAAAAGAGATTGGCCGACGAAGGTTTAGACCACCTGCGTTACACCCATCTTCCCGCCCCTCGCAAAGCGAAGCCCGGCAAACGAGTTACCCAGTTACATTACGCCAGAGCGGGGATCGTAACGCCGGAAATGGAGTTTATTGCCATCCGAGAAAATATGGGACGGGAACGTATTCGTACCGATGTATTAAAACAGCAACATCCCGGACAAAACTTTGGAGCCGTATTGCCGGACAATATCACTCCCGAATTTGTTCGTGATGAAGTGGCGGCTGGCAGGGCGATTATTCCTCTGAATATCAACCATCCGGAATCAGAACCGATGATCATCGGTCGAAACTTTCTGGTGAAAGTGAATGCTAACATTGGTAACTCAGCGTTAACTTCATCGATTGAAGAAGAAGTAGAAAAACTGGTTTGGTCTACCCGCTGGGGAGCGGATACGGTAATGGACCTTTCTACCGGACGCTATATTCATGAAACTCGTGAATGGATTATCCGCAATAGCCCAGTTCCTATTGGTACCGTACCCATTTATCAGGCGCTGGAAAAAGTAAACGGTATAGCTGAAAACCTCAACTGGGAAGTATTTAAAGACACGCTAATAGAACAAGCAGAGCAAGGCGTCGACTACTTCACTATCCATGCCGGTGTGCTGCTACGCTACGTGCCAATGACGGCCAATCGCCTGACGGGCATTGTTTCCCGGGGCGGTTCCATTATGGCGAAATGGTGTCTGTCTCACCATCAGGAGAACTTTCTCTATCTGCATTTTCGTGAAATTTGTGAATTATGCAGCCAGTACGATGTTGCTCTTTCACTGGGTGACGGCCTGCGCCCCGGCTCTATTCAGGACGCCAATGATGAAGCTCAGTTTGCAGAACTGAAAACGCTGGGTGAACTCACTAAAATCGCCTGGGAGTATGATGTTCAGGTGATGATTGAAGGACCAGGCCATATTCCTATGCATATGATCCGCCAGAATATGACCCTTGAACTGGAGCACTGTCATGAAGCACCCTTTTATACTTTAGGGCCGCTAACCACCGATATCGCCCCGGGATATGACCATTTTACCTCTGGCATTGGTGCCGCTCTGATAGGCTGGTTTGGCTGCGCCATGCTTTGCTACGTCACTCCCAAAGAACACCTTGGTCTGCCTAATAAAGACGACGTAAAGCAAGGGCTTATTACCTATAAAATTGCTGCTCATGCTGCCGATCTGGCGAAAGGCCACCCTGGCGCACAAATTCGTGACAATGCTATGTCAAAAGCTCGCTTTGAATTCCGCTGGGAAGATCAGTTTAATCTGGCCCTCGATCCGGAAACCGCCCGAGCCTATCACGATGAAACCTTACCGCAAGCCTCCGGCAAAGTTGCCCACTTCTGCTCAATGTGCGGGCCGAAGTTCTGTTCAATGAAAATTTCTCAGGAAGTACGGGATTTCGCCAAAGATCAGGCACAACAAAATTTACTGTCAGTGCAAGCCAGCGGAATGAACGAAATGTCAGAAAATTTCCGCGCTCAGGGCAGCGAACTTTATCACCCTGCCGCATCAGATACTGCAATAACGGAGAAAAACGCTCATGGCTGA
- the hemE gene encoding uroporphyrinogen decarboxylase produces MNQLKNDRYLRALLRQPVDVTPVWMMRQAGRYLPEYKATRAEAGDFMSLCKNAELACEVTLQPLRRYALDAAILFSDILTIPDAMGLGLYFEAGEGPRFERPITCKADVDNLPVPDPEQELAYVMNAVRTIRRNLKGEVPLIGFSGSPWTLATYMVEGGSSKAFTKIKKMMYADGPVLHKLLDKIADSVILYLNAQIKAGAQSVMIFDTWGGVLTGRDYLEFSLTYMHKIVDGLMRENEGRKVPVTLFTKGGGQWLEAMTDTGCDALGLDWTTDISDARKRVGDRVALQGNMDPSMLYAPPARIEQEVATILSGFGHGNGHVFNLGHGIHQDVPPEHAGAFVEAVHKLSRAYHD; encoded by the coding sequence ATGAATCAATTAAAAAACGATCGCTATCTGCGTGCGTTATTACGCCAGCCTGTTGATGTAACCCCAGTTTGGATGATGCGTCAGGCCGGACGTTATTTGCCTGAATATAAAGCAACCCGAGCTGAAGCCGGTGATTTTATGTCGCTGTGTAAAAATGCCGAGCTGGCCTGTGAAGTGACATTACAGCCACTGCGTCGTTATGCGCTGGATGCGGCTATTCTATTTTCCGATATTTTAACCATTCCTGATGCGATGGGATTGGGACTTTACTTCGAAGCCGGAGAAGGCCCTCGCTTTGAACGCCCTATCACCTGTAAAGCGGATGTTGATAATCTACCTGTTCCCGATCCGGAGCAGGAACTGGCTTATGTGATGAATGCGGTGCGCACTATTCGCCGTAATCTGAAGGGAGAAGTTCCCCTTATCGGTTTTTCCGGCAGTCCCTGGACTCTGGCAACCTATATGGTGGAAGGTGGCAGCAGCAAAGCATTTACAAAAATCAAAAAGATGATGTATGCCGATGGCCCCGTGTTACATAAGTTACTGGATAAGATTGCAGACAGCGTCATTTTATATCTGAACGCTCAAATTAAAGCCGGTGCGCAGTCGGTGATGATTTTCGATACCTGGGGTGGGGTATTAACCGGACGTGATTATCTGGAATTCTCGCTGACCTACATGCACAAGATTGTTGATGGTTTGATGCGTGAAAATGAAGGTCGAAAAGTGCCGGTAACGCTGTTTACTAAAGGTGGTGGTCAGTGGTTAGAAGCCATGACGGATACAGGTTGTGATGCGCTTGGATTAGACTGGACTACCGATATTTCTGATGCGCGTAAGCGTGTAGGGGATCGCGTGGCGCTACAGGGAAATATGGATCCTTCCATGCTGTATGCACCGCCTGCCAGAATTGAGCAGGAAGTGGCAACGATTCTCTCCGGATTTGGTCATGGTAACGGCCACGTCTTTAATCTGGGGCACGGCATACATCAGGATGTTCCACCTGAACATGCTGGTGCTTTTGTTGAAGCGGTTCATAAACTGTCTCGCGCCTATCATGATTGA
- the thiE gene encoding thiamine phosphate synthase, translated as MADIIQTHLSALPDTPFPPTEKKLGLYPVVDTLSWIERLLNAGVTTIQLRIKDQPDGEVEGIIQQAIELGKRFNARLFINDYWRLAVKHQAYGVHLGQEDLLTADLQAIHQAGLRLGVSTHDDEELALTVAVRPSYIALGHIFPTQTKDMPSAPQGLVELKRHVATIPEYPTVAIGGISIDRVPDVLACGVGSIAVVSAITQAQDWRQATAELLRLIEHEGR; from the coding sequence ATGGCTGATATCATCCAAACCCATCTTTCTGCCTTACCCGATACGCCGTTTCCTCCAACGGAGAAAAAGCTGGGACTCTATCCGGTGGTTGATACTCTGAGCTGGATCGAACGTTTGCTAAATGCCGGTGTTACCACCATTCAACTGCGTATTAAAGACCAACCCGACGGTGAAGTGGAAGGTATTATCCAACAGGCCATTGAACTGGGAAAACGTTTTAATGCGCGCCTGTTTATCAATGATTACTGGCGACTGGCAGTCAAACACCAAGCCTACGGAGTCCATCTTGGCCAGGAAGATTTACTGACTGCCGATCTTCAGGCCATTCATCAGGCGGGCCTGCGTCTGGGTGTCTCTACCCATGATGATGAGGAGTTGGCGCTAACGGTTGCCGTTCGCCCTTCTTATATTGCTTTAGGCCATATTTTTCCGACTCAAACTAAAGATATGCCTTCTGCTCCCCAGGGATTAGTCGAGCTAAAGCGTCATGTCGCCACCATTCCTGAGTATCCTACCGTAGCCATAGGTGGCATCAGTATCGACCGCGTACCGGATGTATTGGCCTGTGGAGTTGGCAGCATCGCCGTGGTGAGTGCCATTACTCAAGCTCAGGACTGGCGTCAGGCCACCGCTGAACTGCTCCGATTAATAGAACATGAGGGGCGTTAA